DNA from Branchiostoma lanceolatum isolate klBraLanc5 chromosome 6, klBraLanc5.hap2, whole genome shotgun sequence:
TTCTGAATAAAATAAGCCATGGATTCAGACGTATCTTTTGTATCTTCTTGGGTCCGCTGGTTATTTTCCACAGTAACATCGACTTCAATCGTGAATAAGATGTTTGGAGTATTGCTGCAGTTTTTCGAGATAATCTTCCGATTTGTGATGAAGGTTGTTGTCTTCGTCGCGAAAGGTGAGAGCACGTTTCCTGCATCTCAAAATCAGAGCTAGCTGTAGTTTCTGTCCGCCGTGTCTGATAGGTGAAGTAGAGAGTCAGTGATGTTCTAAGAACCCGCCTGTAACCGAacttctttttctccacagcCTTGAAGGCGCCGTTTGGACGTCAGACATGTGAGGCCTCTGCATCCGAGAAGAAGCCACCTACAGTGCCGCTGCACAGGAAGCCGCCCGAAGCTGTGAAGATCAATGCTCGGAGAAGCGACTTAAACGGTCGTAAAGGCACCAACGTCAAAGCCAACGTTCCACTGTCTCCCAGTACTGGTGAGGCCAACAACACCAAAAAGGCCGGCTCGAAGGCGTCTTTTGCCGGCCTTAAACCTTGCTTCCTACTCACTCGTAAGAAGGCAGCCCCTGCTGAGGGTGATAAGAAATGCGCCACTTCTACGAAGCAGAAGGACACTGCCGAGTGCGAGGCCGGGAAATGCTCCACCTCTCAGAAGCAGAAGGGCACTTCTAAGACCGACAACAACGCTACCACCCCTCAGAAGCAGGGCGCTGCTCAGGCCGACAACAACAACGCCACCACCCCTCAGAAGCAGGGCGCTGCCGAGGCCGACAACAACTCCACCACCCCTCAGAAGCAGGGCGCTGCCGAGACCGACAAGGCCACCACCTCCCCGAAGCAGGGCGCTGCTGAAGCCGATGAGAAGTCGACCGCTTCTCCCCGCGGTCAGCCGGAGGAGGACACCCCGCGCCCCAGCATCCCAATCTGCCCGGTCCTGGCG
Protein-coding regions in this window:
- the LOC136436468 gene encoding nucleolar protein dao-5-like, whose amino-acid sequence is MDSDVSFVSSWVRWLFSTVTSTSIVNKMFGVLLQFFEIIFRFVMKVVVFVAKALKAPFGRQTCEASASEKKPPTVPLHRKPPEAVKINARRSDLNGRKGTNVKANVPLSPSTGEANNTKKAGSKASFAGLKPCFLLTRKKAAPAEGDKKCATSTKQKDTAECEAGKCSTSQKQKGTSKTDNNATTPQKQGAAQADNNNATTPQKQGAAEADNNSTTPQKQGAAETDKATTSPKQGAAEADEKSTASPRGQPEEDTPRPSIPICPVLAQVRPVVLPIPGTNYFAPVWDGSEKAQIMLQMIMAARRQAGLY